In Trichlorobacter lovleyi, the DNA window ATTCCCAGTTTCAATAGTCCTTTGGCCACCTGGCGGCAGATTTCGTTAAACTGTTTGTAGGAATAACGCAGTCCGCGTTCCGGGTAGACCAGGGCGTCATTATCGGGAAAGCGCGCTGCAATCTCATCCAGCATGGCGCCAATCGGCTTGGTTATGGCTTGGGACATGGGTTACCTCTTATAGGTTTGTTTGGCTAAACGAAACTGCATTTTTGTTTTGTCAACTAATTTGTTTTGTAACTCGTTGAATTTTTAAGGTTTGCTCAATACCATAGCAACGGCTGGGCGTCAAGCCCCAGTGGTCAGGCTTGGCGCTTTGAGCGACCCGGACGCAGTGTAACGAGAGCCCGCAACGTTGGATGCAGCAACCCTGGCATAATCGCCGGTTTGTCAACATAAAGCTGGACTGGCTTGGTGGTGCGGGGGAGTACTGCTATCAAGGAATACATCTGTATTGCATTTGCCTATGTGTCATCCTAAACAGCAGTATAGGTGTGGCGCCATTCCTTGACAATGCCTTGATGTATGGTACCTCAGGTAGACATGAAATAGATCAAAACAGCTGTGTGAGGTTGCCGATGCTATCTGCGCTCTTAGGCTCTTGTAACTGCTTTAAAAATAATTGTTTGTCTGCGTTAGGCATGATTGCACTCGGTATGCTGGCTGCTCTGGCCGGCTGTAACAGACAGGAACCGGCCAAATCTGCCCAGCTGCCGGCCGAGGTGGTGGTGGTAACGGTGCAGCCCCGCACAGTGCCGGCTGTCTTTCCGTTTGTGGGGCAGGTCCAGAGTTCCCATCAGGTGGATATCATGGCGCGGGTGAGCGGATTCCTGGAAAAGATCAGCTACCAGGAAGGTGGACCGGTCAAGCATGGGCAGGTGCTGTTCCAGATCGACAAGAAGCCGTTTGTGGCTGCCGCCGATGCGGCCAAGGCCGAGGTAGATACGCGCAAATCCCAGCTTTTCACTGCCAAGGCCAACCTGGAGCGGGTCAGGCCGCTGGCGGAGCAGAACGCTGCCAGCAAGAGCGATCTGGACAATGCCATCGGCAACTTCAAAGGGGCCGAGGCAGGCCTGCAACAGGCCCAGGCCAACTATGCCAAGGCCCTGCTGGATGTGGGCTACACCACCATCACCTCGCCGATCAGCGGGGTGTCCGGCCAGGCCCTGATGCGGGAGGGAGCTTACATCTCGGCCGGTAGCAGTTCGGCCAAGCTGACCTACGTTGCCAAGCTCGATCCGGTCTGGGTCGATTTCAGTATTTCGCAGAATCAGCAGGCCACCGTGCGCCAGCAGGTGGAAAGCGGTCAGTTGATCCGGCCCAAGGATGGCCGCTTCACCACCGAGCTGGAGCTGTCAGACGGCAGCCGCTATCCCCAGACCGGGGTGGTCAACTTTGCCGATCCCTCTTACAGCAAGGATACCGGCACCTACCTGGTGCGGGCAGAGATCGCCAACCCCAAGGGGGGGTTGCGTCCCGGCATGTACGTCAAGGTCTGGCTGAAGGGGGCCAGTCGCCCCAATGCCCTGGTGGTGCCGCAGCGGGCGGTGCAGCAGAGCGGTAACGGCAACGTGCTGTACGTGGTGAACGACAAGCAGCAGGCTGAGCTGCGTCCGGTCACGGTGGGGGACTGGCTCGGCAATGACTGGATCATCACCCAGGGGCTGCGGCCTGGCGAGCGGGTGGTGGTGGACGGTTTCATGCGGCTGGCGCCTGGGGCGCCGGTCAAGGTAGTGGCCGCGGATGAGCCGCAGCAGGCCGGTCCTGTGGCTCAGGCCGCCAGGTAGGGGGCGGTATGGGCAGCTACTTTATCGACCGGCCGGTCTTTGCTGCTGTGATCGCCATTCTGATCACCCTGGGGGGGCTGGTGGCGCTCAAGGTGACCCCGGTGGCCCAGTATCCCAATATCGCCCCGCCCACGGTGCAGGTCTCGGCCTTCTACCCCGGTGCCACGGCCGAGGTGGTGGCCAACACGGTGGCAGCGCCGATCGAACAGCAGGTCAACGGCGTGGATGGCATGACCTATATGGCCTCCACCAGCTCTTCTTCAGGTAACATGTCGCTGACCATCTCCTTTGAGCCCGGCACCGATCCCGACATGGCCCAGGTCAACGTGCAGAACCGGGTCAGCCAGGCTGCCTCCCTGTTGCCGGATGTGGTCAGTCAACAGGGGGTCACGGTCCAGAAGCGTTCCCAGTCGTTCATGATGGTGATCAGCGTCTATTCTCCCGATGATCGCTACGATCCGGTCTACCTGGGCAACTACGCCAACCTGTATATCCTGGATGCCATCAAGCGGATTCCCGGTGCCAACCTTTCATCCATGTTTCCGTTGCCGGACGTGGCCATGCGGATCTGGCTCAAGCCTGACCGTCTGGCGCAATTGGGGCTGACGGCCCAGGATGTGTCCGACGCCATCCAGCAGCAGAACAAGGCCTTCGGGATCGGCTCCATCGGCCAATCCCCTGCGCCCAAGGGGACCCAGCAGACCTTTGTGGTGACCACCAAGGGGATGCTGAGCGAACCGGCCGAGTTTGAGAACATCATTATCCGGGCCGCCTCGGAAGGTTCCGCCCTGGTGCGGCTGAAGGATGTGGCCAGGGCCGAGTTGGGGGGCAAGGACTACTCGGTCACCACCAAGGTGAACGGCAGGAAATCAGTGGCGATCGTGGTCTACCAGCAGCCGGGGGCCAATGCCATTGAGACCTCCCGTCAGGTGCACGAACTGCTGAGCGGCCTGAAGAAGAACTTCCCCCAGGGGCTGGACTACAAGGTGGTGCTGGACACCAGTGAGTTTACGGCCGCCTCGATTGAAAAGGTGGTGCATACCTTCTTCGAGGCGGTGGTGTTGGTGGTGCTGGTAGTGTTCCTGTTCCTGCAGAGTTTCCGGGCCACCCTGATCCCGATTCTGGCAGTGCCGATCGCCATTATAGGTACCTATATGGGGATTCTGGCTCTGGGTTTTTCCACCAATATGCTGACCCTGTTCGGCATGATCCTGGCCATCGGCCTGGTGGTGGACGATGCCATTATCGTGGTGGAAAACGTGGAGCACAACATGGCCGCGTACGGTATGTCGCCGATGGAGGCGGCCAAGAAGGCCATGTCCGAGCTGACCGGCGCCCTGATCGCGATTGTGCTGGTGCTGGGCTCGGTCTTCCTGCCGGTGGCCTTTCTTGGAGGCATGACCGGCACGCTCTACAAGCAGTTTGCCGTCACCATTGCGATCTCGATGGTCCTGTCCGGTGTGGTGGCACTGACCCTCTCGCCTGCCCTGGCAGCCAGGATTCTGCAGCCGACTCATGGCGAGAAAAAAGGTTTTTTCAGGTGGTTCGAGGAACGTTTCAAGGCCTTGACCGAACAGTATGCCGTTGGGGTGCGTTGGTTGATCCTGCACAAGGGGATCGGCTTGGCCCTGTTTGCCGGGGTGCTGGTGGCGGTGCTGCTGCTGTTCAAGCTGGTGCCGGGCAGCTTTGTGCCGGAGGAGGACCAGGGCTACCTGTTTGTGGGGGCGAGCCTGCCGGATGCGGCCAGCCTGGAACGGACCACGGCGGTCTGCGACCGGGCCGTTGCAACAATCCAGAGCAACAAGGCCATGGGGGATATCACCCAGATCAATGGCTACAGCCTGATCGACGGCAGCGTCAAGGATAATGCCGGTCTGCTGTTTGCGGCGCTCAAGCCGTACCAGCAGCGCAACCAGAAAGGGAGCGATGCCTTCAGCGTACTGAAGGATCTGGGGCACAAGCTGCAGGGGACCAGGGAGGGACTGGTCTTTCCGATCAACCCGCCCTCCATCCCCGGTCTGGGCAGCACTGGCGGGTTCGAGTTCGCGATTCAGAACAAAGGGGGCACTTCTCCCCAGGAACTGGAGAAGGTCACCAAACAGTTTGTGGCCGAGGCCCGTAAACACAAGGAACTGACCGGGGTCTCCAGCACCTTCTCGGCCAGCCAGCAGCAGCTCTATCTGGATGTGGATCGGGCCCAGGCCGAACTGCTGGGGGTGCCGGTCTCGACGGTTTTCAACACCCTGCAGTCCTACTTCGGCTCGGCCTATGTTGGGCAGTTCCTGCAGTATGGCCGGCTCTGGCAGGTGATCCAACAGTCTGAGCCCAGTTATCGCGACAAACCGGATGACCTGACCCAGGTCTTTGTCCGCTCCAACAGCGGCAGCATGATCCCGCTCTCTGCCATGGCCACCATTCGCTATGTGGCAGGCCCCAGCCTGCTGCTCCGTTTTAACGGTTTTCCGGCTTCCAAGGTTACCGGCAGCCAGGCGCCCGGCTACAGCTCCGGTCAAGCCATTGCTGCCATGGAAGCGGTGGCCAAACAGGTGCTGCCCGAGGGGTACGGTTATGCTTGGTCCGGCCAGGCCTTTGAGGAGAAAAAGGCCGGCAACACCTCCATCCTGGCCTTTGCCTTTGGTCTGGTGATGGTCTTTCTGATCCTGGCAGCCCAGTATGAAAAATGGTCATTACCGATCGGGGTGGTACTGTCGGTGCCGTTTGCCCTGTGCGGTGCCCTGCTGTTGACCTGGTCAAGGGGGCTTGAAAACGACGTCTATTTCCAGGTGGGGCTGGTGACCCTGGTGGGGCTCTCGGCCAAGAACGCCATCCTGATCATCGAGTTTGCCGCTGAAAACCTCAAAAAGGGGATGACACCGGTCGATGCCGCGGTGGAGGCAGCTCGTCTGCGTCTGCGTCCGATTGTAATGACCTCGCTGGCCTTTATTCTGGGCTGTGTGCCGATGGCCATTGCCCACGGTGCCGGTGCCAACAGCCTGCGGGCCATCGGTACCGGGGTGATCGGTGGTATGCTGGCTTCTACTCTGGTGGCCTCCTTCTTTGTGCCGCTTTTCTTTGTGCTGCTGGAATCGGCCAGTGGTATCTTCAGCCGAAAAAAGGGTAGTAAGGCCCTGCAGGAAGGGGGCAAGGACCATGCGTAGTTTTGTTCTTGTCATTATGGTGCTGCTGTTGTGCGGCTGTAGTGTTGGGCCTGATTATGTCCGGCCTGAGGTAAAGGCGCCTGACCAGTGGAATGTGGAGTACAAGGCTGCCGCTGATCTGGCCAATACCCAATGGTGGAAGCTGTTTGGTGACAAGGTGCTGGATGACCTGATTGAGACCGCAGTGAGAGGGAACCTGGACCTGAAGAGTGCCACCGCAAAGGTGGATCAGTATCTGGGGGTACTGGACACCACCCGTTCGCAATACTTTCCGCAGATATCGGCAGGTTTCAATCCTGGGGCTACCCATAGCGGCAGCAGTACCACCCAGAGTTACCAGGCCACGGTGAATGCCACCTGGGAGCTTGACCTGTGGGGCAAGATCAGGCGTTCCAGCGAGGCTGCTCAGGCCCAGATTGTGGGCAGTGAGGCTGGCCGTCGGGCGGTGATCATGACGGTGGTCTCCAATGTGGCCAGCGGCTACATCACCCTGCGGGGCATGGACCGCCAGCTGGAGATAGCCAGAGACACGGAAAAGGCCTATGCCGAGAGCTTGAAGCTGTTTCAGCTGCGTTTCAAGCACGGGACCATTTCTCAACTTGAACTCGCCCAGGCTGAATCCAACTATGAAGCTGCCCGTCAGGCCATACCCAGCTACGAATCACTGGTGCGCCAGCAGGAAAACCTGATCTCGCTGCTGTTGGGGCGTGCACCGGGCCCGATCCCGCGGGGCAAAACCATTGATGAACTGATCCCGCCCGGCATCCCGGCCGGTCTGCCGTCGCTGTTGCTGGAGCGGCGTCCGGATATCATCCAGGCTGAGCAGAACCTGATTGCCGCCAATGCCGAGATCGGCGTTGCCAAGGCGGCCTACTTTCCCAAGATTTCACTGACCGGGGCATTGGGGGTGTCCAGTGGCGATATCAGCAGGTTGTTTGTGCCAGGGGCCGGCATCTGGTCTGCCGGTGCCCAGTTGGCTCAGCCACTCTTCAATTTCGGTCAGACCGCCGGACAGGTCAAACAGGCTGAGGCCCAGCAGCAGCAGGCCTTGTACCAATACCAACAGACGATTCTGACGGCCTTCAGGGAAGTTGAAGATGCCCTGATCAAGACCACCAAGGGCAGGGAACAGCTGGAGGCCCAGAGACGGCAGGTTGCCTCGTTGAGCGACTATGACCGTCTGGCACGGCTGCAGTTTGAGGCCGGTACCTCAAGCTATCTGCAGGTCCTGGATGCCGACCGGTCACTGTTTACCGGCAAGCTGGACAAGACCAAGACCCATTATGACCTGCTGGTGTCGTTGATCTCGGTTTACAAGGCGATGGGTGGCGGCTGGGTGGCCGAGGCTGATAAACTCGGGGAGCCGGCGAAGAAGTGAATTATATCCGCAACAGGTCCAACTGAAAGGTATCCTTGAGGATCTGCAGCATCAGATTGACGGTTTTCAGGGCTGAGCGAAGCTGTTCCTGCTCCCGGTTGCTCAGCCGGTTCGGGTCGCAATGATTTCCGGGTGGCTTTCCGGCTGCAACCGCATCGAGCTGGAGCATCAGACGCAGCCGTATCAACAGGCTGAACGCCTCTTCAATGCTGTTCAGGTCATCTCCTGAAATCTGGCTGTCCTGTCGTAACCAGCCCAGTTTGTCCCAGGTGGTACCTCCCATGCTGCAGTGTAGCAGCGCCAACAGACTGACCCCCTGGGTCAGGGCGAAGATCCCTCCCTTTTTCAGATCAAAACTGCCTTGGTGTTCACCTTTCTGCTCAAGTTTGATCCGGCCGAACAGCCCCAGCGGCGGGCTGAACTGCACAATATTATGGGCCATGTAGGAGAAGAACAGGGAATGGTGGTGGCTGGTGGTGATAATATGTTCCCGCAGTTTTTTCTCCAGCGACAGATTGCCGTGGATGACCCGCAGGTCCTGGAACATGCCGAATTTAACCATGTTCTTCAGGCTTGGCGTACTGA includes these proteins:
- a CDS encoding efflux RND transporter periplasmic adaptor subunit — encoded protein: MIALGMLAALAGCNRQEPAKSAQLPAEVVVVTVQPRTVPAVFPFVGQVQSSHQVDIMARVSGFLEKISYQEGGPVKHGQVLFQIDKKPFVAAADAAKAEVDTRKSQLFTAKANLERVRPLAEQNAASKSDLDNAIGNFKGAEAGLQQAQANYAKALLDVGYTTITSPISGVSGQALMREGAYISAGSSSAKLTYVAKLDPVWVDFSISQNQQATVRQQVESGQLIRPKDGRFTTELELSDGSRYPQTGVVNFADPSYSKDTGTYLVRAEIANPKGGLRPGMYVKVWLKGASRPNALVVPQRAVQQSGNGNVLYVVNDKQQAELRPVTVGDWLGNDWIITQGLRPGERVVVDGFMRLAPGAPVKVVAADEPQQAGPVAQAAR
- a CDS encoding efflux RND transporter permease subunit, which gives rise to MGSYFIDRPVFAAVIAILITLGGLVALKVTPVAQYPNIAPPTVQVSAFYPGATAEVVANTVAAPIEQQVNGVDGMTYMASTSSSSGNMSLTISFEPGTDPDMAQVNVQNRVSQAASLLPDVVSQQGVTVQKRSQSFMMVISVYSPDDRYDPVYLGNYANLYILDAIKRIPGANLSSMFPLPDVAMRIWLKPDRLAQLGLTAQDVSDAIQQQNKAFGIGSIGQSPAPKGTQQTFVVTTKGMLSEPAEFENIIIRAASEGSALVRLKDVARAELGGKDYSVTTKVNGRKSVAIVVYQQPGANAIETSRQVHELLSGLKKNFPQGLDYKVVLDTSEFTAASIEKVVHTFFEAVVLVVLVVFLFLQSFRATLIPILAVPIAIIGTYMGILALGFSTNMLTLFGMILAIGLVVDDAIIVVENVEHNMAAYGMSPMEAAKKAMSELTGALIAIVLVLGSVFLPVAFLGGMTGTLYKQFAVTIAISMVLSGVVALTLSPALAARILQPTHGEKKGFFRWFEERFKALTEQYAVGVRWLILHKGIGLALFAGVLVAVLLLFKLVPGSFVPEEDQGYLFVGASLPDAASLERTTAVCDRAVATIQSNKAMGDITQINGYSLIDGSVKDNAGLLFAALKPYQQRNQKGSDAFSVLKDLGHKLQGTREGLVFPINPPSIPGLGSTGGFEFAIQNKGGTSPQELEKVTKQFVAEARKHKELTGVSSTFSASQQQLYLDVDRAQAELLGVPVSTVFNTLQSYFGSAYVGQFLQYGRLWQVIQQSEPSYRDKPDDLTQVFVRSNSGSMIPLSAMATIRYVAGPSLLLRFNGFPASKVTGSQAPGYSSGQAIAAMEAVAKQVLPEGYGYAWSGQAFEEKKAGNTSILAFAFGLVMVFLILAAQYEKWSLPIGVVLSVPFALCGALLLTWSRGLENDVYFQVGLVTLVGLSAKNAILIIEFAAENLKKGMTPVDAAVEAARLRLRPIVMTSLAFILGCVPMAIAHGAGANSLRAIGTGVIGGMLASTLVASFFVPLFFVLLESASGIFSRKKGSKALQEGGKDHA
- a CDS encoding efflux transporter outer membrane subunit gives rise to the protein MRSFVLVIMVLLLCGCSVGPDYVRPEVKAPDQWNVEYKAAADLANTQWWKLFGDKVLDDLIETAVRGNLDLKSATAKVDQYLGVLDTTRSQYFPQISAGFNPGATHSGSSTTQSYQATVNATWELDLWGKIRRSSEAAQAQIVGSEAGRRAVIMTVVSNVASGYITLRGMDRQLEIARDTEKAYAESLKLFQLRFKHGTISQLELAQAESNYEAARQAIPSYESLVRQQENLISLLLGRAPGPIPRGKTIDELIPPGIPAGLPSLLLERRPDIIQAEQNLIAANAEIGVAKAAYFPKISLTGALGVSSGDISRLFVPGAGIWSAGAQLAQPLFNFGQTAGQVKQAEAQQQQALYQYQQTILTAFREVEDALIKTTKGREQLEAQRRQVASLSDYDRLARLQFEAGTSSYLQVLDADRSLFTGKLDKTKTHYDLLVSLISVYKAMGGGWVAEADKLGEPAKK